A window of Oryza glaberrima chromosome 2, OglaRS2, whole genome shotgun sequence genomic DNA:
GATTCAAGTttcttcaagaaaaaaaaaatacagaaatagGTTCACTGATCAAGTAGGTATATGAAACATCTAAGGTAGATTATGTTCTTATCAGGGAGAGGGCCTGAGTGCATGACCCTGCAAGTGGCTTTAACCAGCCGATCGTATGCTAAGGTGAGCCGATGCAGCTACTAGTACAGGACTCATTATTGGTACCGGTTGAAAAattattataggtgtcggtttccTAGCCGGTATTTTTATCCAACTACATAAAAATAGAGATTATAGGTGTCAGTTGTAAtcttcggaaaaaaaaacataatattgtAGGCTGGATCTAATTCTCAGCCCCATCTGCAATTTCCCCATCCACATTACAAATCTACAAAGACATAAGAACAAGTACATCACAAACAATTCACTGTTATCAGACCAGTTGCCGTCATAGATTCCCTGAGCTGCCACCGCTATCTCCTTCGAGCCACCACTGccaccatcatcatcttcttctagCCCAAGAGCATGTGCTGTCAGAGCTGGCCGGATCTGGCAAGCCCCAACCTCAAGGAGCCCGGATCTGGCAGCCCCAGACCTCCAGGCAGATGAATCTGGCGTGGCTAGGGAGAGAGctcggaggcggcgaggaggagagggcatcgccgaggagaggaggaggaggaggaggaggggcggcggacggagaaggaggaggaggcaggcgtgggcgagagagaggaggaaggggagagataTGTGCGAGCTGGAGAGAGGATAAGAGGATAAGGCACGCTAAAATATCTCACTCCTATTCCACGCCAGCTCGGCTGCTCGGGTCGGTTAGATTGGTATCGGCTTTTCAAAAAGCCGACACCTATATTATATTAACGGTGTCGATTTTTAAATTAGTtgatacctataatatattataggtgttgttaatttaaaaaaaatacatatagtaTTGGTACTAGTTTTTTCTTCAGAACAGACACTATAGtacttaaaggtgccggttctatatttattttttatcgcACGGAGGTGGAAAAATGATCCAGATTGATTTTAAATGAAATGGCACATATCAGCCGATACCTATGAGGGGTATATTTTTTCATCGCACAGAGGTGAAAAATAAATCAAGAtcggttttaaatgaaccggcACATATTAGCCGATACCTATGAGGGGTGTATTTTATAGTACTGAGTGGATTATAGCTGGATTTTTTACAATTTGatccttttaaaaaatttattttgtaaatagACCAAAAAAACTTATCCCTAAAATAGTCCTTATTGGGGCACCAGAGTCGCTGGCGGCGTCATCCCGCCTATCTGGTGTTGTCCTCCTGCCCCgcacccacccccccccccccggcccccCGGCTCTCTCCTTGTTCTTCGTTGTTTTGGTTTTTCCTATAGTCCCAAGAAAAGTAGATTAGATTTCGAACacttttatcatttatttttttacatcttttatatcctattaaaaaaaggtttgtgtttttttttttacattcaggtgtcatttcttaaaacaggcgtaactttctcatacggactcggaatcaggcaaataatatatccacggacatctacagagaaagttacatccgattctacCCATCTTTGCCAGGTTCGTCGAAATTAAAACCTCTAAATTCTGCTTGCAAGATTGTATTTTTGAGGCGAGAAgcttttcggtagagctttcgaaaattctacaagtcacatatttcatccatttgagtttattttctctatggttggttcttgtgtgctcCTAAGTTTGAAAacaatatcaaaaaaataaaaataataataaaagttgCACATATCTCTCGCCTCTAcactagagaggagaggaaaaaatggCCCGGGTGTGGGGCGACCGCCACATTGGCGTGCTCCCCTGCCACCTCAGCGCCGACCTACCACggttaggggtgaaaacggtacggaaactttccggatttcgaacctattttcgaaaacggaatctgtcggtcggaatttttcggaaacggaaacgaattcgaAAATATTTTCTCAGAAACAGAATCAGAAATGGTAAGGGAAGTTTCCATCGGAACTCGGAATCAGTCGAAAACTTTctggaaattttctcggaatttctggaaattttctcgaaattaccagaaattttgtgactgaaataccctgAATTCTTCTTTTAAGCACTAAATAGTGAAcaccatggtgtttggctgttattttttaaaaaaatatttgttatgcaaatctaaaattacataagaatgTTTTTTGTCctacattgggatttatcaacaacattactcttttaaacatagataatttattcaattggatttatcagtttgaggggttttttattccgataaattttcgttaccgtattcgcgtCGGTTCATTTTCGCTCCATTtccggtttcgataatattcgattccattttcgtatccggggtttccgattccgattctgaaaaaaaaatgaaaacgaaaacgataaagatggtttccgtccgtttcacCCCTagccacggtggcaggaggacggcaCTAGAGACTTTGGCACCCCGAAAATGACTATTTTTTAGATAAGTTTTTTAGGGTCTATTTGAGAAAtgagtttttcaaaaggactaAATTATGAAAAATCCAGTGGATTATAGTGTTGCCACACTAAATGTGATGATACTCGgataaaattgtttttttccttttttatttgtgtATTACCTCTGGTGCTAATACAAGAGACACGTAGAAAAActgtaagaaaaaaatacacatgCTCAACTACAGTATAATATCTAAATTAAAACTGTGAAAAATGATCAATTATAACGTGGGAAATCGATCCCTACCACGATCATCTATGGGCCAGGTTTCAGTGCGATGCAGAGGATAGGTCACCAATCAATACCAACTTTTATTTACTCGACGCAAACATAAGCGTGGATTTTGAGCTCTCGATGGTACGTTCTTCGGTGCTCGCATGTTAgtcaaatagttataaaaaaaattaaaatttaagaaaatttaagaaaatattagtacgtgatatatcacttcataaacatataactttaaattcaacttctacaagttaaaaaagtaaatttaattaaatttgtttttactaacatgtaaaagttaaattttaagtttaaatacattttgtagagtgatatattaatacatttttctttttttataactatttaagtgacatgtaaaCAACGAGTAGACATCCCATCGAGAGTTTTGAATAGTTTCCACACAAAAAATACACGCTGAAACCTTTCAAGGATACAAGCAGATAGACCCGCATAACTACTTACGGTACAAATAGTGGGTAACCCGTGGGTTTGCTAGTTTACCTGCGTGCATCCTTacttctgcgccgccgccttccactTGCCGGCAACCACCTCCAGAGCCCGCCGCGACGACCCTTCCGGCGACCACACCCGACCGGCCGCCTGTTGCAGctccctcgcccgccgccgcacgccgtgcCCCTTCTCCCCCTCCATCACCTCCTTCACCGCGGCGGCGATCTCCCCACGCCTCACCACCGTGCCGCCGAcgtcctcctcccgcgcgcGTGGCCGCAGGGCCATCCCCACTGACTCTTCCAGGACGACGGCGTTCATCCTCTGCTCCGAGTGCAGCGGCCACGCGATCAACGGCACGCCGGTGGCCACGCTctccagcgtcgagttccacccgcagtgcgacacgaacgccgccgtcgccgggtgCGACAGCACGCGCACCTGCGGCGCCcacgccgcgacggcgaggccccGGCCTCTCGTCCTCTCCAAGAACCCATCGGGCACCCATGCCAGTGGGTCTTCGTCATGGCCGCCGTTCCGGTGGGCGTCGTTGAGGCTTGGCATGCGCACGACCCAGAGGAACCTGTGGCCGCTCATATCCagcccggcggcgagctcgcgcgtCTGCTCCACGGACAGCACGCCGAAGCTCCCGAAGGAGACGAACACCACCGACCCTGCCGGCTGGAGATCCAGCCACTCCAAGCACGCCGactcgccggcctcgtcggAGCTCGACCGGACGAACGGGCCCACCGGGTAAGCCGGCGGGAACGTCCCTTTCTCCGCCGCCTTCTTGGAATCCTCCACGGCGGCCGGCTCCAGCTCGTAGAAACTGTTCGCTaggaagccggcggcgccgcggtaCAGCCGGCCTGTCTCGACGAGCTGCCCGTACACCGGCGCGGTGCTGTCCCTGAACGCCTCCGGGAACTCCGCGGTGCGCAGCGACACACCGCCGGGAAGCTCGAGAGGGTCCGGGAGGGCGTGGtactcgccggcggcagcaaaGTCGTGCAGCTCCACGGTGCGGCGCATGAGATACAGCGCGGTGATGCTAGTGGGGAAGAAGATGTAGCCCGGGActccgagctcggcggcgacggacagCGCAGCGGCGCAGAAGAAGTCCGGGACCAGCGCGGCCGTGGAGCCGATGGACCGGAGCAGCACGCGGAGGTGCGGGAGGGAGCGGTGGACGACCTCGAACAGCATCCTCTCCAGTCCGGCGTCGGCGGGGAGGTCGTCGAGGGGCACCGCCGGCagcgtggcggtggcgacggaggcCGGGAGCGAGGACAGCACGGCGGAGCGCGCGTCCGGGTTGTCGAGGTCGGCGAAGGTGACGAGCGTGGGCGCGACGCCGTGGTGGtcggcgagccgccgcgccaGCTCGGCCAGCGGGATGAggtggccggcgccggggcTCGCCAGCAGCACGACGTGCGGCCGCGGCGCGTCCCGCTGGTcgtcggcggtgggcggcgctggCTCCACTGCTGCGCTGGTGAAGGGCTCCATCGTCTCGAGTTATTGCAGACGGTGTGGTGTCTGTTTCTGTTCATTCATCAGACGCTAGCAGCACGACGTCTATTTATTAGTCCGGGCAAGTCTGACGCCACCTCCTCAGGGCATGTACGAAGATAGACTCAGATATAAACTCTACTTTATCTAGAGATTAGAACTCTACAACAGGTAGAGACAATATgatctctaatcattaatgtatccaaatatttttttcttgctctTCTTTCCCTTCTTTCATcatcatgcaacaaaatttgctctaataaatgctaagactCAACTCTGAGccattgtcatgcataacaaccatattcatttctctttcttccatgttaTCAAGTTTACTTGCATTGCAATAaagagagaccactaataaaaACCGTTGTATATGCtctcatatgaaaaaaaaaataaattctgtcCAATTGATGATTCAAATTTTTCGGGATTGCTAATATTTTTCTAGCCAAAACACTTGTCCACTTTTATAGTCGAGaccattttttcttttgtgttaaattgctaaacagttggatttgtgataattatttaGGGATACAAATAAGAAAATTATCtagtataaaaattaaaaagtagagttaaaataatattatagaAATTGGTATGTACACAGCTTTTATAAAAATTGTAGCTTTTGTTAGCTCTGTGTGGGTTAATTCATTTATTATAATAAATGAATTGAGTCGTCGAGAAGATTTCTAAGCCCTGAGAACATGTGCCTTTAAATTGTGGTCGTTGACGATGTCTTCACCAACAAGCTTGTTGGTATCTAGCCAAGAATTCTAGGTACTCCTTCCGtctaaaaaacgaatctagtactagattttcagattcatagtactagaatgtgtcacatccagtactacattggtttttataggacggagggagtagctaatcAGAAGCAAGAGTACTCCCTCAATCCACAAGAGTTgcacatattttatattttagtttttcataAATTGCTCTTATTTGTTATCATTATGTATCCAACACTTAAATCAAGaggtaaattaaatatttcatcAGAACCCGAGAAATCATTTTAATATTCATTGGTTACATGTGCCTCACCTGTACgaaaaaattatgatttttgCATAAGTTGGGTTCCAGACGGGCGAAACCGCCGCACACGAAAATGAGTTTCCACCGCACAGAAAAATCATTATTGTAGTAGtcgtggcttaatgagagaagagagaaatagcattaactacacttagtggggataAACTATAGAAGTACATAGGATTACACGGGTTTTAGGACATAGCACTTAACCTTAGGTATTATGGCTATTATGAGAAAACTACAGTATTGATTATGTTGACATTGATCTTTCACGCTTTCATTTTCTACAATaacattttaaatttatgaattttatctatcatataaatgttacatGTAggcaagtaatttttttttaaaaaaattgatatatgaGTATGTAAAATTGGTAAACGGTGTAGTTCTATGAAAATTTTAGTACCATGATACCTATAGTTATATGTTATGTGTCAAAAtccctatgttttttttaaccataATAGGgtaggttttataaaatttattattattattattattattattattattattattattattattattattattattattattattattattattattattattattattacaacAGTTCCTTTTTCATTACACGGTAGACACATCACTACATACGCAACATCACACTCACGTTTCACTAATGCGCCCCTTAATATATGTTTTAAGAGACGAAAACCAGCGATACATATCTGATCTCACTAAAATTCCACCTGCATATGCATAGTATTCGTGAGCATTAGGATTTTAATCCTTTTAGTTGGTTTCATGCACTAATAACTCTACCACCACACCACTGGTAGTCTCCACATGGCCTCCCCCAAGCCCTTTTTCTTGGTCTCTCGGTTCCCACGACCATCATATCAGTACAAAAAAATGATCAGAATCGCGGTTAGACCATCAGTAAAAGTATTTCTGATCAAAATTAGGTTTCGACcatcagtaaaaaaaagtgACATCAGGTTTCCACaagtaaattaaaattttactccCCACAAGTTAGGAGCTCTATATATAATACTTGTTCAAAAGtcagtaatatttttactctCGTATATTTATACATCGCTCTCTCCGTGTATTCATAGCTATATTTTTATGACATCAATTTTCTTAATATATTTACTCAATCTGTCTGTCTAGAAAAAATGAGTGAAAATCTTCCTGCCATTAAAATACAAGTATCAATATCTTTTTACGGGGCATATTAACACATACAACCAAGATTATGGAGTATTGCATTATATATCATATGCATATCAATCGCACAAAATCTTGTGTGTGTAAAAAACTTTAGAACCAATTaacaagaaggaaaaagaaaaacagaaacgCATCTCCCATCCACGGGAGTCGGAAGAAGGAGAAAAGCAGCAGATCGAGATGCGGATGGCCTGAGGTCTGAGGAGCAAACCGTGGTGCTGCACTAGCATGCGCCAGGCTCCCTCTACTCGACGTACGCTGCGTCGCGCGCTGGCCGCCGAAGGAACGGGAGATACAGGCTGGAGGGggccaggggcggatccaacatgCGTGCAGGggagtcccccctacacccacaaaaTCCATGGATACCCCTTAAGCCCctcttcaattttttcatcatagttaaTAAGATAGAGGTACTAAAGGTCTCATAATAGTATTTTAGTATAGTTTAATACTAAGATTATGTATTTATATCGGTGTACCTGGAGGCATGGCAGAGACAGATCGAGCAGCAGCTCCTATGGAAGATGTGGGGGCTGTGTCCCCGCCAACGCTGCAGCCACCGTAGGGACCTGCATGTAAGGAGGTCTTCGTGGTGGGGCTAGAGCACACGGCAGGGCTGTCTATCGTGCGACCGTTTAGGGCCCCAAGCCGATATACAcgtagggatgcaagtgggtagtcccgcTATCCGTATAAAAACTATTTGCtagtctattttttt
This region includes:
- the LOC127761351 gene encoding UDP-glycosyltransferase 72B1-like, producing the protein MEPFTSAAVEPAPPTADDQRDAPRPHVVLLASPGAGHLIPLAELARRLADHHGVAPTLVTFADLDNPDARSAVLSSLPASVATATLPAVPLDDLPADAGLERMLFEVVHRSLPHLRVLLRSIGSTAALVPDFFCAAALSVAAELGVPGYIFFPTSITALYLMRRTVELHDFAAAGEYHALPDPLELPGGVSLRTAEFPEAFRDSTAPVYGQLVETGRLYRGAAGFLANSFYELEPAAVEDSKKAAEKGTFPPAYPVGPFVRSSSDEAGESACLEWLDLQPAGSVVFVSFGSFGVLSVEQTRELAAGLDMSGHRFLWVVRMPSLNDAHRNGGHDEDPLAWVPDGFLERTRGRGLAVAAWAPQVRVLSHPATAAFVSHCGWNSTLESVATGVPLIAWPLHSEQRMNAVVLEESVGMALRPRAREEDVGGTVVRRGEIAAAVKEVMEGEKGHGVRRRARELQQAAGRVWSPEGSSRRALEVVAGKWKAAAQK